A DNA window from Arachis duranensis cultivar V14167 chromosome 3, aradu.V14167.gnm2.J7QH, whole genome shotgun sequence contains the following coding sequences:
- the LOC107481204 gene encoding NAC domain-containing protein 2: protein MEGSSKSCELLPPGFRFHPTDEELIVYYLCNQATSKPCPASIIPEVDIYKFDPWELPGKAEFGEKEWYFFSPRDRKYPNGVRPNRATVSGYWKATGTDKAIYSKCKHVGVKKALVFYKGRPPKGIKTDWIMHEYRLLQQSNHNSRTTGSMRLDDCVLCRIYKKKHAAKALDQGQEYPTTVQINLNASTNNDDQKELMMMKNLPRTCSLTYLLDMNYFGPISQLLSDGSYNNSSTFEIFQHSNSVDNIGIVDPLVKTQMVEMDDSYYAQDSGKSQVMKQGNDLRGYY from the exons ATGGAAGGAAGTAGTAAAAGTTGTGAACTACTACCACCAGGGTTTAGATTCCACCCAACAGATGAGGAGCTAATTGTGTATTACCTTTGTAACCAAGCAACATCAAAGCCCTGCCCTGCTTCCATCATCCCTGAAGTTGACATCTACAAATTTGATCCATGGGAATTGCCAGGGAAGGCTGAGTTTGGGGAGAAAGAATGGTACTTCTTTAGCCCAAGGGACAGGAAGTATCCCAATGGGGTTCGGCCGAACCGCGCAACGGTTTCTGGGTATTGGAAGGCCACAGGGACAGACAAGGCTATTTACAGCAAGTGTAAGCATGTTGGTGTCAAGAAGGCCTTGGTTTTCTACAAGGGTAGACCTCCAAAGGGGATCAAGACTGATTGGATTATGCACGAATATCGTCTTCTTCAACAATCTAATCACAACAGCAGGACCACTGGTTCTATGAGA CTGGATGACTGCGTCTTGTGTAGGATATATAAGAAAAAACATGCTGCTAAAGCATTGGATCAAGGACAGGAATACCCAACAACGGTTCAAATtaatctaaatgcatcaaccaACAATGATGATCAGAAGgagttgatgatgatgaagaatctTCCAAGGACTTGTTCCCTTACTTATCTTTTGGACATGAATTACTTTGGTCCAATCTCACAGCTATTGTCTGATGGATCCTACAACAACTCATCAACCTTTGAAATATTTCAACATAGCAATAGTGTTGACAACATTGGAATAGTGGATCCTCTTGTCAAAACTCAAATGGTTGAAATGGATGATAGCTATTATGCTCAAGATTCAGGCAAGTCCCAAGTGATGAAACAAGGGAATGATTTAAGAGGATATTACTAA